In the genome of Impatiens glandulifera chromosome 6, dImpGla2.1, whole genome shotgun sequence, the window TACGCTACCCTACGCCGACGTCGATTCCAGCCTAAGAGCCCTAGCCGGTAAGGCCGAAGGATTCGGTCGCCTCTCCATTGGCGGTCTTAACGGCCCTATTTACACGGTCACTAACTTATCCGACGATGGTCCAGGTTCCCTTCGTGAAGGCTGTCGTAAAAAAGACCCTCAATGGATAATCTTCGAAATCTCCGGCACCATCGATTTATCATCTTATCTAAGTGTCTCATCTCACAAAACAATCGACGGCCGTGGTCAACGAATCAAACTTACTGGAAAAGGCTTAAGACTAAATGATTGTGAACAAATAATCATATGTAACCTTGAATTCGAAGGTGGAAGGGGACATGATGTTGATGGCATTCAAATAAAACCCAATTCTAAAAACATATGGATTGACCGTTGTAGCCTTAAAGATTACGACGATGGACTCATCGATATAACTCGATCAAGCACAGACATAACTGTTTCTCGATGTCTTTTTCAACAACATGATAAAACAATGTTGATTGGAGCAAATGCATCTCATATTGACGATAGATGTATTAGAGTTACAATTCACCATTGTT includes:
- the LOC124943462 gene encoding putative pectate lyase 21, coding for MATLPYADVDSSLRALAGKAEGFGRLSIGGLNGPIYTVTNLSDDGPGSLREGCRKKDPQWIIFEISGTIDLSSYLSVSSHKTIDGRGQRIKLTGKGLRLNDCEQIIICNLEFEGGRGHDVDGIQIKPNSKNIWIDRCSLKDYDDGLIDITRSSTDITVSRCLFQQHDKTMLIGANASHIDDRCIRVTIHHCFFDGTNQRQPRVRFGKVHLYNNYTRNWSVYAVCASVEAFIFSQCNVYEAGDKKKTFEYYPEKAADKEEEKCGMIKSEGDMFLNGSESRLLTKDEACVSVDNFHPSEFYSKWTFQPATESLKTLLQTYAGWQAVPRPADLVSN